A segment of the Aridibaculum aurantiacum genome:
TGCTACACTACGTTCTACAGCCTGGTTCAGTTCAAGACCATCTGTTTGTATGGTCTTATCAAGATTTGCCAGCACCTGCATTCCACGACGGCCATCGGTAAATGGAACAACAACATTCTCAATATGCGCACCTTGGTTATTACGGATATCTCTGAAGACTGGTAACGCATTGGCTGCAACTACCTGCTTCTTCTGGTTGTAATGTTCTATGGCCTCGTTATAAAGACGGTCTACCAGTTCTCTTTCATTGCCTTTGTCCAGGTCTTCTTGCGAAATAGAGGTGTCTATACCGAAATGCATAATCACTTCCATCTTGAAGTTGTCATATTCATTGGCGCCTCTGAATCCACCAACCAGGCTTTCTGATACCTGGTAAAATGCATTGTCAATATCCAGGGCAAGACGATCTCCGAATAGGGCATGGTTACGTTTGGTATAAATAACGGTACGCTGCTTGTTCATTACATCATCATACTCCAGCAAACGCTTACGAATACCAAAGTTGTTTTCTTCCACCTTGCGCTGTGCTCTTTCAATGCTCTTGGTGATCATGCTGTGCTGTATCACTTCACCTTCTTTATAGCCAGCCATGTCCATCACCTTTGCAATACGCTCACTTCCGAACATACGCATCAGGTCATCTTCAAGCGATACAAAGAAAAGTGACGATCCCGGATCACCCTGGCGACCGGCGCGACCACGTAACTGCCTGTCTACACGACGGCTTTCGTGACGTTCGGTACCAATAATAGCCAAACCACCTACTTCTTTCACACCAGGTCCAAGCTTGATGTCAGTACCACGACCAGCCATGTTGGTAGCAATAGTAACTGCACCTGTTAAACCAGCTTCAGCTACTATCTGTGCTTCCCTGGCGTGTTGTTTTGCGTTCAATACATTGTGCGGAATACCTTTTTGCTTCAGCATACGGCTAAGCAATTCACTCACCTCTACGCTTGTTGTACCAACCAGTGTAGGACGGCCAGCGTTACGGTTTTCCTCTATGTCGTCAATTACAGCTTTGTATTTTTCGCGCTTAGTCTTGAATACTTTATCCTGCTCATCCTTACGGGTAATAGGAATATTGGTTGGAATGGTAACTACATCCAATTTGTAGATATCCCAGAATTCACCTGCTTCCGTTTCTGCAGTACCCGTCATACCAGCTAGCTTGTGGTACATACGGAAGTAGTTCTGCAGTGTAATGGTTGCATAGGTTTGTGTGGCAGCTTCAATCTTTACACTCTCTTTTGCTTCTATAGCCTGGTGCAGACCATCGCTATAACGGCGGCCTTCCAGTATACGACCTGTTTGTTCATCTACGATTTTCACAGCACCTTCCATTACCACATACTCCACGTCTTTTTCAAATAAGGTGTATGCTTTTAATAGCTGGTGAACAGTATGAATGCGATCTGCTTTTAAGCGGTAATCATTCAGTATGGCTTCTTTCTTGTGCAGTTTCTCTTCAGTGCTTAAAGAAGCATCTGTATCAACAGCATTCAATTCTATACTAATGTCAGGCAGGATAAAGAAGTTAGGATCTTCTCCACCTTTGGTGATCATCTGGATACCTTTATCGGTAAGATCTACCTGGTTGTTCTTTTCATCTATATGGAAGAAAAGTTCTTCATCAACCTTAGGCATTTCGCGCTGCTGGTCAGCCAGGTAGTAGTTTTCTGTCTTTTGAAGTTTTACACGAATTCCCGGCTCGCTCAGGAATTTAATCAAAGCACCACTTTTAGGTAAACCTCTGTATGCACGCATTAGTGCAAGGCCACCATCTTTAGGATCGTCGTTACCTTCTGAGAATTTTTTCTTCGCCTCGTTCAGGAATTGGTTGGTCACTCGTTTCTGAGCTTCTACCAGTTGCTGTACCCGAGGTTTTAGTACCTGGTACTCCTGTTCATCGCCACGAGGTATAGGTCCGCTGATGATGAGTGGTGTACGGGCGTCATCAATCAAAACGCTATCCACCTCATCCACCATGGCAAAGTGATGCTTGCGCTGCACCATTTCATTAGGTGTATGAACCATGTTGTCGCGCAGGTAGTCAAAACCAAATTCGTTGTTGGTACCATAAACAATGTCGGCCATGTAAGCGCGGCGACGATCTTCTGTATTCGGTTGGTGTTTATCTATACAATCTACTGTCAAACCTAACCATTCGAAAATGGGACCGTTCCACTCGCTATCGCGTCGTGCCAGGTAGTCATTCACCGTTACAATATGAACGCCTTCGCCTGCCAATGCATTCAGGTAAGCAGGAAGCGTAGATACAAGCGTTTTACCCTCACCGGTTGCCATTTCAGCAATTTTACCTGAGTGTAAAACAGAACCACCTATCAGCTGAACATCGTAGTGAACCATGTTCCATGTAACGGGGCTACCCGCAGCTAACCAGCTGTTGGCATAAGTTACATTTTCACCTTCTATTTTGATGTGCGACTTGCGGGTACTCAGTTCGCGGTCAAGATCAGTGGCTTTCGAAACAATCTCAGTATTAGAAGAGAAACGACGAGCTGTTTCCTTAACCACCGCGAAAGCTTCAGGTTGTATTTCCTTCAGAATTTCTTCTATCTGCTCGTCGCGCTGCTTCTTTAGTTTGTCTATCTGCTGGTAAATGCCATCCCTGCCATTGATATCTTCTGCAGGCAAGTTTTCAGCTTCATCGTGTAGAGTGCTTATTTCGGAGTCTATTCCTGTGAGGTGTTCGCGAATGCGGGTTCTGAATTCAACCGTTTTATTACGCAGTTCATCGTTGCTGAGCGACTGGTATTGCTGGAAGAAACTATTGACCTTTTCCACCACGGGAAGTAGTTGCTTTACATCTTTCTGCGACTTACTTCCGCCAAAGATTTTCGATAAGAAACCTAACATATTAGTTGGCTATTGAGTATATGTGTAATGATTAAGTTTTTGTTTTAGTCAAATTTGGTGCTACTGTTATATTATAGCCATTTTGACAGGGCGACAAAGGTAAGTAATGGTGCTGAGACGACCACAGGTGGAACAAACCTAGCTGTTAATGGATTGCTTAAGATAAGGAAGACGGTAACGAGGATACACCTGCATTTTTCCTGTCAATCATGATTTATTTTCAATTCTTT
Coding sequences within it:
- the secA gene encoding preprotein translocase subunit SecA — translated: MLGFLSKIFGGSKSQKDVKQLLPVVEKVNSFFQQYQSLSNDELRNKTVEFRTRIREHLTGIDSEISTLHDEAENLPAEDINGRDGIYQQIDKLKKQRDEQIEEILKEIQPEAFAVVKETARRFSSNTEIVSKATDLDRELSTRKSHIKIEGENVTYANSWLAAGSPVTWNMVHYDVQLIGGSVLHSGKIAEMATGEGKTLVSTLPAYLNALAGEGVHIVTVNDYLARRDSEWNGPIFEWLGLTVDCIDKHQPNTEDRRRAYMADIVYGTNNEFGFDYLRDNMVHTPNEMVQRKHHFAMVDEVDSVLIDDARTPLIISGPIPRGDEQEYQVLKPRVQQLVEAQKRVTNQFLNEAKKKFSEGNDDPKDGGLALMRAYRGLPKSGALIKFLSEPGIRVKLQKTENYYLADQQREMPKVDEELFFHIDEKNNQVDLTDKGIQMITKGGEDPNFFILPDISIELNAVDTDASLSTEEKLHKKEAILNDYRLKADRIHTVHQLLKAYTLFEKDVEYVVMEGAVKIVDEQTGRILEGRRYSDGLHQAIEAKESVKIEAATQTYATITLQNYFRMYHKLAGMTGTAETEAGEFWDIYKLDVVTIPTNIPITRKDEQDKVFKTKREKYKAVIDDIEENRNAGRPTLVGTTSVEVSELLSRMLKQKGIPHNVLNAKQHAREAQIVAEAGLTGAVTIATNMAGRGTDIKLGPGVKEVGGLAIIGTERHESRRVDRQLRGRAGRQGDPGSSLFFVSLEDDLMRMFGSERIAKVMDMAGYKEGEVIQHSMITKSIERAQRKVEENNFGIRKRLLEYDDVMNKQRTVIYTKRNHALFGDRLALDIDNAFYQVSESLVGGFRGANEYDNFKMEVIMHFGIDTSISQEDLDKGNERELVDRLYNEAIEHYNQKKQVVAANALPVFRDIRNNQGAHIENVVVPFTDGRRGMQVLANLDKTIQTDGLELNQAVERSVALGLIDDAWKEHLRAMDDLKQSVQTASYEQKDPLVIYKMEAFGLFKKMDEQVNKDIVSFLCHCGIPVEQEQPQQRVVQQAREQKTDMSKLQVNKEEIDAAGQDYAANENDYFDPSTAVKQQPVVVGPKIGRNDPCPCGSGKKYKQCHGKDL